A single region of the Lotus japonicus ecotype B-129 chromosome 4, LjGifu_v1.2 genome encodes:
- the LOC130711516 gene encoding protein DA1-related 1-like → MGWFTKLLKGSNHKSSSRRYHGYEDDRDSNNDDLTDIEREEIDRAIALSLSEEDHKGKKVIEDDSQSEDDEELCQLDDEEDCDVQKDDEDHLAKNQEDDEDTCLTEVQLEEDEQLARAIQESLSIGSPPRSSTDSFFQPFPHLFPPIYRICAGCNAEIGHARFLTSMGGVWHPECFCCHACNLPITDHEFSLSGNRRYHKSCYKELHHPRCDVCMNFIPPNSAGLIEYRAHPFWTQKYCPSHERDGTPRCCSCQRMESRDTKYLLLDDGRKLCLECLDSAIMDTHECQPLYLELQDFYEGLNMKIEQQVPMLLVERQALNEAMEGEKNGHHHLPETRGLCLSEEHTISTILRRPRIGAGYQIIDMITEPFRLIRRSEVTAILVLYGLPRLLTGLILTHEMMHAWLRLKGYGNLSPEVEEGICQVLAHMWLDSEIYSVSGTDPASSSSSSSSSSSSSSPSSLSSSKKGKRSDFEKKLGEFFKHQIETDSSSAYGDGFRMGNQAVLKYGLRRTLDHIRMTGTFP, encoded by the exons ATGGGTTGGTTTACCAAGTTGCTTAAGGGTTCCAACCATAAATCTTCAAGTCGACGATATCATGGATATGAAGATGACAGAGATTCGAATAAT GATGATTTGACGGATATTGAGAGAGAAGAAATTGATCGTGCCATCGCACTCTCTCTTTCAGAGGAAGATCATAAAGGGAAAAAAGTTATTG AGGATGATTCTCAatctgaagatgatgaagaactcTGTCAACTTGATGATGAGGAAGATTGCGATGTTCAAAAAGATGACGAGGACCATCTTGCGAAAAATCAAGAGGACGATGAAGATACATGTCTCACCGAAGTTCAACTTGAGGAAGATGAACAACTTGCTAGGGCAATTCAAGAAAGTTTGAGCATTGGTTCTCCTCCTCGATCCAGCACCGACTCTTTTTTCCAACCTTTTCCACACCTCTTTCCACCTATATACAG AATCTGTGCTGGCTGCAATGCTGAGATTGGCCATGCAAGATTTTTGACTAGCATGGGAGGTGTCTGGCATCCAGAATGTTTCTGTTGCCATGCTTGCAATCTGCCAATCACTGATCATGAG TTTTCGTTGTCAGGAAATCGCCGTTACCATAAATCTTGCTATAAGGAGCTGCATCACCCAAGGTGTGATGTTTGCATGAACTTT ATCCCACCAAATTCAGCTGGCCTCATTGAGTATAGAGCACATCCTTTCTGGACACAAAAATATTGTCCCTCGCATGAACGTGATGGGACTCCTCGATGTTGTAGCTGTCAAAGAATGGAG TCAAGGGACACAAAATATCTATTGCTTGATGATGGTCGCAAGCTGTGCCTAGAGTGTCTAGACTCAGCTATTATGGATACTCATGAATGCCAACCTCTCTATCTTGAACTACAAGATTTCTATGAAGGTTTGAATATGAAAATAGAGCAGCAAGTTCCTATGCTTTTGGTCGAGAGACAAGCACTGAATGAAGCCATGGAAGGAGAAAAGAAT GGTCATCACCACTTACCTGAAACTAGAGGACTTTGCTTATCAGAAGAGCACACTATCTCCACT ATTTTAAGGAGACCAAGGATAGGAGCAGGTTATCAGATCATAGATATGATAACTGAACCTTTTAGGCTGATCCGTCGCAGTGAAGTAACAGCCATACTTGTTTTGTATGGCCTTCCAAG GTTATTGACAGGATTAATCCTGACTCACGAAATGATGCATGCTTGGCTTAGGCTTAAAG GTTATGGCAATCTGAGTCCTGAAGTTGAAGAAGGAATTTGCCAAGTCTTGGCTCATATGTGGCTAGATTCAGAAATATATTCTGTCTCTGGAACTGATCCTGCatcgtcctcttcttcttcctcttcatcatcatcctcatcatcacctTCCTCCTTGTCATCATCAAAGAAGGGCAAACGGTCCGACTTTGAGAAGAAACTTGGTGAGTTTTTTAAACACCAGATTGAGACAGATAGCTCATCAGCTTATGGAGATGGATTTAGAATGGGTAACCAGGCTGTGCTCAAGTATGGACTTAGAAGGACCCTTGACCATATCCGAATGACTGGAACTTTTCCATAA